Proteins encoded within one genomic window of Acidobacteriota bacterium:
- a CDS encoding PKD domain-containing protein, with product MTTHTRESLLMHPNDRPCRVAALPALLLALAAVSGCEFGQKSLVAPSDAIMSLSASTGFVPANSSATLTIQLKKLDGNPAADGTEIALTASMGELDQRKVRLSNGLATVGYRAGAETGTARITASSGSVSAEIALQVGSAAPGALSLFATPSLLQVGGGQTEIVATVTSPSGQVVTNAPVVFSTNVGTLSATAVNSDGRGEAKTVLQTTATATVRARVGTLEAEPLTVRVRTGVLINVSFSPAAPVAGQVVTITVSPRTPDGQPITGRVRLLFGDGQQRDLGSVSGTSTATYTYATQGGYNLTAEFTDQDGFVDRETVRVNVQAPSAPAPPTTPTPPPTTPGPSPGPGAGDELDLRQVTFLHRDISRWPVTSTITNVRITPSEICVDHTGAGRFPTSTFGTIQVEGNVWILAQFGGRWYAATYDWLRIGQTCKGMTARELGVDQIRIAPMDASWPGPRSGETVGFMVSARARDEVRAGEERTNVVLVRWP from the coding sequence GTGACGACACACACGCGAGAGAGCCTGCTGATGCACCCGAACGACCGCCCTTGCCGAGTGGCCGCCCTGCCCGCCCTGCTGTTGGCCCTCGCCGCCGTCTCCGGCTGCGAGTTCGGCCAGAAGAGCCTCGTCGCGCCGAGCGATGCCATCATGTCGCTGAGTGCCAGCACCGGGTTCGTGCCGGCCAACTCGAGCGCGACGCTCACCATCCAGCTGAAGAAGCTCGACGGGAACCCTGCCGCTGACGGCACGGAGATCGCGCTGACGGCCAGCATGGGCGAGCTCGACCAGCGCAAGGTGCGGCTCTCCAATGGGCTCGCCACGGTCGGCTATCGCGCGGGGGCCGAGACGGGGACCGCCCGCATCACCGCCAGCTCGGGCAGCGTCAGCGCCGAGATTGCCCTCCAGGTCGGCTCGGCCGCCCCAGGGGCCCTCTCGCTCTTCGCCACGCCGTCGTTGCTGCAGGTCGGCGGCGGACAAACCGAGATCGTCGCAACGGTCACCTCGCCCTCCGGGCAGGTCGTGACCAACGCCCCCGTGGTCTTTTCGACCAACGTGGGGACCCTCTCGGCGACCGCGGTCAACTCCGACGGCCGCGGCGAGGCCAAGACCGTGCTGCAGACGACCGCGACGGCGACCGTCCGGGCACGGGTCGGCACCCTCGAGGCGGAACCGCTGACCGTCCGGGTGCGCACCGGCGTGCTGATCAACGTGAGCTTCAGCCCGGCCGCCCCCGTGGCCGGCCAGGTGGTCACCATCACCGTGTCGCCGCGCACCCCGGACGGGCAACCCATCACGGGCCGAGTCCGGCTGCTCTTCGGCGATGGCCAGCAGCGCGATCTCGGGTCGGTCAGCGGGACCTCGACGGCGACCTACACCTACGCCACGCAGGGCGGCTACAACCTGACGGCCGAATTCACCGACCAGGACGGCTTCGTCGACCGCGAGACGGTGCGGGTGAACGTGCAGGCCCCGTCGGCGCCGGCGCCGCCGACCACCCCGACACCGCCTCCGACGACCCCCGGCCCCTCGCCGGGGCCCGGGGCAGGCGACGAGCTCGATCTGCGGCAGGTCACGTTCCTCCATCGCGACATCTCACGGTGGCCGGTGACGTCGACCATCACGAACGTCCGCATTACGCCGAGCGAAATCTGCGTCGACCACACCGGCGCCGGGCGCTTCCCGACGTCGACGTTCGGCACCATCCAGGTCGAGGGCAACGTCTGGATCCTGGCGCAGTTTGGCGGGCGGTGGTATGCGGCCACCTACGACTGGCTGCGTATCGGCCAGACCTGCAAGGGTATGACGGCGCGCGAGTTGGGCGTCGACCAGATCAGGATCGCGCCCATGGACGCGTCGTGGCCCGGCCCGCGGTCGGGCGAGACGGTCGGCTTCATGGTCAGCGCGCGCGCGCGCGACGAGGTGCGGGCCGGCGAGGAACGCACCAACGTCGTGCTCGTGCGCTGGCCCTGA
- a CDS encoding flippase-like domain-containing protein, translating to MHGETPSSHGGPRRSFPWRGLLKLGVSAALLVALFHQTDPSALWAQARSANPLWIGVALGLYLLMILVSAWRWGQLLTAQGVHVSGWVLTQSYLVATFFNNFLPSNIGGDVVRIRDTSKPMGSKTLAATVVLVDRAIGLIGLLVVASAGATLLGPGAVGGVLVWPPLLWLASVASLVGLTAVVVAPGGLCLFLRPLRLVHAEWVDLRLQRLSDTLSRFRRHPLALVNGFGGAVAVQAVLVLFYLAVATSLAIPISAGHLSVLVPLSFVIQMVPVSLNGFGVREATFTYYFGMLGLSIESALLLSLVGTAVIMVFSLSGAATYVVRRHPAAASLA from the coding sequence ATGCACGGTGAGACCCCTTCGAGCCATGGCGGCCCACGTCGTTCCTTTCCCTGGCGGGGCCTCCTCAAGCTCGGTGTCAGCGCGGCGCTGCTCGTCGCCCTGTTCCATCAGACCGACCCATCCGCCCTGTGGGCGCAAGCCCGCTCGGCCAACCCTCTCTGGATTGGCGTCGCGCTCGGCCTGTATCTGCTCATGATCCTGGTGAGCGCCTGGCGCTGGGGGCAGCTCCTGACGGCGCAAGGGGTCCACGTTTCGGGCTGGGTCCTCACCCAGTCGTACCTCGTCGCGACCTTCTTCAACAACTTCCTCCCGAGCAACATCGGCGGCGACGTCGTCCGGATCCGCGATACCTCGAAGCCGATGGGGTCGAAGACGCTCGCGGCGACCGTGGTGCTCGTCGACCGGGCCATCGGCCTGATCGGTCTTCTGGTGGTCGCCTCGGCCGGGGCCACCCTGCTCGGGCCCGGCGCCGTGGGGGGCGTGCTGGTCTGGCCGCCGCTGCTCTGGCTGGCGAGCGTCGCGAGCCTCGTCGGCCTCACCGCCGTCGTCGTCGCGCCGGGCGGGCTGTGCCTGTTCCTCAGGCCGCTGCGCCTCGTGCACGCCGAGTGGGTGGATCTTCGCCTGCAACGGCTCTCCGACACGCTGTCGCGTTTTCGCCGGCACCCGCTGGCGCTCGTCAACGGCTTTGGCGGCGCGGTGGCCGTCCAGGCCGTGCTCGTGTTGTTCTACCTGGCCGTGGCCACCAGCCTGGCCATTCCGATTTCCGCGGGGCACCTCTCGGTGCTCGTGCCCCTGTCGTTCGTCATCCAGATGGTGCCCGTCTCGCTCAACGGCTTTGGCGTGCGCGAGGCGACGTTCACGTACTATTTCGGGATGCTCGGCCTGTCGATCGAATCGGCGCTGCTGCTGTCGCTCGTCGGCACGGCCGTCATCATGGTGTTCTCGTTGTCTGGCGCCGCGACCTATGTGGTCAGGCGCCATCCCGCGGCGGCGTCGCTCGCCTGA
- a CDS encoding Ig-like domain-containing protein, whose product MKLRPLSIAPLVLIAATAACSKNEASRNSPTAPTNTVRTVALTATPSSLPAGGGEASITATVTSGAGSPMTGQQVTFTTTAGTLNPTTPVTTDAQGQAKVTLTATGNATVRATVSGVTSPDLALSVKAFAELGFTVSKTDPETGEEVTLRVDAKRAGAAVAGNLTFDTGEGTINVGAITGTASAPYKFTSEGGKNVSARLEESDGSVSRETVRVEVKRGFGSGGDDIDARAVRWFADCDVSGWPIEERVRDVFISRSEICVDYTGRGSKPTFPLGDIRVDATLWVFAQFGGTWYGATWDHLRPGSFCKAENAESLGSEQIMRAPMDASWVPRTGDRVGFMVSGGYVRRECRPMTVWRTNIKLITWP is encoded by the coding sequence GTGAAGTTGCGTCCTCTCTCGATCGCCCCCCTCGTTCTGATCGCGGCGACTGCGGCGTGTAGTAAGAACGAAGCCAGCCGCAACAGTCCCACCGCGCCGACCAACACCGTGCGGACGGTGGCCCTCACCGCCACGCCGTCGAGCCTGCCGGCCGGCGGCGGCGAGGCGAGCATCACCGCCACGGTGACGAGCGGCGCCGGCTCACCCATGACCGGCCAGCAGGTCACCTTCACGACGACCGCCGGCACGCTCAACCCGACGACGCCCGTCACGACCGACGCGCAGGGTCAGGCGAAGGTGACGCTCACCGCGACTGGCAACGCCACGGTGCGCGCGACCGTCTCCGGGGTCACCTCACCCGATCTTGCGCTCAGCGTGAAGGCCTTCGCGGAACTGGGCTTCACGGTGTCGAAGACCGATCCCGAGACGGGCGAAGAGGTGACGCTGCGCGTCGACGCGAAGCGCGCCGGGGCCGCCGTGGCGGGCAACCTCACCTTCGACACCGGCGAGGGCACGATCAACGTGGGTGCCATCACCGGCACCGCGAGCGCGCCTTACAAGTTCACGAGCGAGGGCGGCAAGAACGTGTCGGCTCGCCTCGAGGAGTCGGACGGGTCGGTCTCGCGCGAGACCGTTCGCGTCGAGGTGAAGCGGGGCTTCGGCAGCGGCGGTGACGACATCGACGCGCGCGCCGTGCGCTGGTTCGCCGACTGCGATGTCTCGGGCTGGCCAATCGAAGAGCGGGTGCGGGATGTCTTCATCAGCCGCAGCGAGATCTGCGTCGACTACACGGGACGCGGCTCGAAGCCGACGTTCCCGCTGGGAGACATCAGGGTGGATGCCACGTTGTGGGTCTTCGCCCAGTTTGGCGGCACGTGGTACGGCGCGACCTGGGATCACCTGCGTCCCGGTTCGTTCTGCAAGGCGGAGAACGCCGAGTCACTCGGTTCCGAGCAGATCATGCGGGCGCCGATGGACGCCTCGTGGGTGCCGCGCACCGGCGACCGCGTCGGCTTCATGGTGAGCGGCGGCTACGTCCGCCGCGAATGCCGGCCGATGACCGTCTGGCGCACGAACATCAAGCTCATCAC